One Candidatus Cloacimonadota bacterium DNA window includes the following coding sequences:
- a CDS encoding hydrogenase maturation protease, which yields MKTLVLGLGNTILCDDGVGIRIAQEIKKKCKNIDILEAGAAGFRVIDEIIGYEKLILIDSIKTGNAKPGTLHKYSFDDFKTKHHSQPHDISLFEAFEIIKKHGDELPTEIEIYAVEVSDTETLSEKCTPEVEAAIPKITKKIIEEQKIN from the coding sequence ATGAAAACACTCGTACTTGGACTTGGAAACACAATTCTCTGCGATGACGGAGTTGGAATAAGGATTGCGCAGGAAATAAAAAAGAAGTGCAAAAATATCGACATACTCGAAGCCGGTGCTGCCGGCTTCAGAGTTATCGATGAGATAATCGGTTACGAAAAGCTGATCCTGATCGATTCTATCAAAACCGGGAATGCCAAACCCGGAACTCTGCACAAATATTCATTCGACGACTTTAAAACAAAACACCATTCCCAACCGCATGATATCAGCCTCTTTGAAGCATTTGAGATTATTAAAAAACATGGTGATGAATTACCAACCGAGATTGAAATTTATGCCGTCGAAGTTTCAGATACTGAGACTTTATCTGAAAAATGTACTCCTGAAGTGGAAGCTGCAATTCCGAAAATAACGAAGAAAATAATTGAAGAACAAAAAATTAACTGA
- a CDS encoding Ni/Fe hydrogenase subunit alpha, with protein sequence MAKKISIDPITRLEGHGKIEIFLDDDGNVKNAYLQVPELKGFEQFCVGRPVEELARITPRICGVCPTTHHMCSTKALDAVYHVKPTETALKLRRLIYDAFMAEDHLLHFFFLGGPDFVVGPNAPAGERNILGVIGKVGVEIGKKVIDMRRRLRSIITHLGGRVIHPVCGLPGGISKGLAEDQRQAFLKVAKDSVEFSKFCLQVFNDIVLKNDTYLDLIVGDIFQHQTYYMGLVDENNKEDLYDGMVRVVDPTGKEYVKFAGKDYLDHIVEHVEPWSYIKFPYLKNVGWKGFEDGIDSGVYRVAPLARLNVADGMKTPLAQAEYEKMFETLGKPSHHTLAFHWARLIEVMYVCEEMVQLLEDKFITNPDIRNLPTETPDEGVGVIEAPRGTLFHHYKTDENGMVSGVNLIVATVNNSAAISMSIAKAAKNLIKNGKVDDGLLNMVEMAFRPYDPCLACATHSLPGKMPLIVNIRDKNREIIKKIKRD encoded by the coding sequence ATGGCAAAAAAAATATCAATAGATCCAATTACCAGGTTAGAAGGTCACGGGAAAATAGAAATTTTCCTGGATGATGACGGCAATGTAAAAAATGCCTATTTGCAAGTTCCCGAACTGAAAGGTTTTGAACAATTCTGTGTGGGCAGACCGGTGGAAGAACTGGCGAGAATAACTCCTCGTATTTGCGGTGTTTGTCCGACAACCCATCACATGTGTTCTACCAAAGCTCTCGATGCTGTTTATCATGTAAAACCAACAGAAACTGCTCTCAAATTACGCCGCCTTATCTATGATGCCTTTATGGCAGAAGATCATTTACTGCATTTCTTTTTCCTCGGAGGTCCCGATTTTGTAGTTGGACCGAATGCTCCGGCAGGAGAAAGAAATATTTTGGGAGTTATCGGTAAGGTTGGTGTCGAGATCGGGAAAAAAGTCATCGATATGCGAAGAAGATTGCGAAGCATTATCACTCATCTTGGTGGAAGAGTTATTCATCCTGTTTGCGGATTGCCCGGCGGAATTTCCAAAGGTCTGGCAGAAGATCAGAGACAGGCATTTCTGAAAGTTGCTAAAGATAGTGTCGAATTTTCCAAGTTCTGTTTACAGGTTTTTAATGATATAGTTCTGAAAAACGATACTTATCTCGATTTGATCGTAGGAGATATTTTCCAGCATCAAACTTATTATATGGGTTTGGTCGATGAAAATAACAAAGAAGATTTGTACGACGGAATGGTTCGGGTTGTCGATCCAACCGGTAAGGAATATGTAAAATTTGCAGGAAAAGATTATCTCGATCATATTGTCGAGCATGTCGAACCCTGGAGTTATATCAAATTTCCATACCTGAAAAATGTAGGTTGGAAAGGTTTCGAGGATGGAATCGACAGCGGTGTTTATCGTGTTGCTCCTCTGGCCCGACTTAATGTTGCGGACGGAATGAAAACTCCCCTTGCTCAAGCCGAATATGAAAAAATGTTCGAGACTCTCGGTAAACCCTCTCATCATACACTTGCCTTCCACTGGGCAAGGTTGATCGAAGTTATGTATGTTTGTGAGGAGATGGTGCAGCTGCTTGAAGATAAGTTCATTACTAATCCGGATATCAGGAATCTTCCGACAGAAACTCCGGATGAAGGTGTTGGTGTCATCGAAGCTCCTCGCGGAACTTTGTTCCATCATTATAAAACCGATGAAAATGGAATGGTTTCAGGCGTTAACCTGATCGTTGCCACTGTAAATAATTCTGCTGCTATTTCCATGTCCATTGCCAAAGCTGCGAAGAACCTGATCAAGAACGGAAAGGTTGATGACGGACTGCTGAATATGGTGGAAATGGCATTCCGACCTTATGATCCGTGTCTGGCTTGTGCAACTCATTCTCTTCCCGGGAAAATGCCGCTGATCGTGAATATTCGTGACAAAAACAGAGAGATCATCAAAAAAATCAAGAGAGATTGA
- a CDS encoding oxidoreductase, with the protein MPKPKVAFYWCASCGGCEEAIVDLNEDILKVVELVDIVFWPCAMDFKYQDVRDMEDKEITVAFINGAIRTDEQEEMAKLLRKKSLLVVAFGACSHLGGIPGLANFWDRKTIFESSYGKGCPSVDNPDFVVPQTVTEVPEGELELPAFHNTVKSLDQVIDVDYYLPGCSPAPYLTMQAIEAILSGELPEKGTVLAPEKTLCDVCDRNETKPEKMSISQIKRISEVIADPEKCFLAEGIICLGPITRAGCTEEGSGRCITANMPCRGCYGPPTEVKDVGGKMISALASILGLENEENMSDEDVEKLMNQVVDPAGYFYRFSLPTSLLRRKRMNNPAKEDK; encoded by the coding sequence ATGCCGAAGCCTAAAGTAGCGTTTTATTGGTGTGCATCCTGCGGAGGTTGTGAGGAAGCAATAGTTGACCTTAATGAAGATATTCTGAAAGTAGTCGAATTGGTCGATATTGTTTTCTGGCCCTGTGCTATGGATTTCAAATACCAGGATGTCCGTGATATGGAAGACAAAGAGATTACCGTTGCCTTTATAAATGGAGCCATCCGAACCGATGAGCAGGAAGAGATGGCAAAACTTTTAAGGAAGAAATCTCTGCTCGTTGTTGCTTTTGGAGCTTGCTCCCATCTGGGTGGAATTCCAGGTTTAGCTAATTTCTGGGATAGAAAAACCATTTTTGAATCTTCTTATGGAAAAGGTTGCCCCTCTGTCGATAATCCCGACTTTGTTGTTCCGCAGACTGTTACTGAAGTTCCGGAAGGAGAATTGGAATTACCTGCTTTCCATAATACTGTAAAAAGTCTAGATCAAGTAATAGATGTCGATTATTATCTTCCAGGATGTTCTCCTGCTCCCTATTTAACAATGCAGGCGATTGAAGCCATCCTCTCCGGAGAATTACCGGAAAAAGGAACTGTGCTGGCACCGGAAAAAACCTTATGCGATGTTTGTGACCGTAATGAAACCAAACCGGAAAAAATGTCTATAAGCCAGATCAAAAGGATTTCCGAAGTGATCGCAGATCCTGAAAAATGTTTCCTTGCTGAAGGAATAATTTGTTTAGGCCCAATTACCAGGGCAGGCTGTACAGAAGAAGGAAGCGGAAGATGTATAACCGCTAATATGCCCTGCCGCGGTTGTTACGGACCTCCAACGGAAGTTAAGGATGTCGGCGGAAAAATGATTTCAGCTCTTGCTTCGATCCTGGGTCTCGAAAATGAAGAAAATATGAGCGATGAGGATGTGGAAAAACTTATGAACCAGGTTGTTGATCCGGCTGGATATTTCTATCGCTTTTCTCTTCCTACCTCGTTATTAAGAAGAAAAAGAATGAACAATCCTGCAAAGGAGGATAAATAA
- a CDS encoding hydrogenase iron-sulfur subunit, whose product MKDKKLTIVTFLCNWCSYEGADKAGNARLECPANVRVIKVMCSGRVEPQFVIQAFKEGASGVLILGCHPGDCHYKKGNYKTIRRVNLLKKTLKQFGIEQDRVRLDWVSASEGEKFAKVANEMAETIKQLGPLSELNILEGVDYAEA is encoded by the coding sequence ATGAAAGACAAAAAATTAACGATCGTGACATTTCTTTGTAACTGGTGTTCTTATGAAGGTGCAGACAAAGCTGGAAATGCCCGTCTGGAATGTCCGGCAAATGTTCGAGTTATCAAGGTTATGTGCAGTGGTAGAGTAGAACCTCAATTTGTAATACAGGCTTTCAAAGAAGGAGCAAGCGGTGTCTTGATTTTGGGATGTCATCCGGGAGATTGTCACTACAAAAAGGGAAATTACAAAACTATCCGAAGGGTAAATCTTTTGAAAAAAACTTTGAAGCAATTCGGGATCGAACAGGATAGAGTTAGATTAGACTGGGTCAGTGCGAGTGAAGGAGAAAAGTTTGCCAAAGTCGCCAATGAGATGGCTGAAACGATCAAACAATTAGGTCCTTTATCCGAATTAAATATATTAGAAGGAGTAGATTATGCCGAAGCCTAA